A single window of Microbispora hainanensis DNA harbors:
- a CDS encoding aromatic ring-hydroxylating dioxygenase subunit alpha, which yields MASVTIDDVRRVGTGYHEDPARSMSLRAETYTDPRWLDVDLRAIFARTWQWICHVEKLASPGSYVSATVAGMPIAVVRDRDGALRAFYNVCKHRAHELLTGSGTTRNIVCPYHAWTYALDGRLKAARRADAMETFDKNEICLDQVRVEEFGGFVYVNLDADAVPLAEQAGDLAADIAKWAPDVAELTFAKRLTYDIASNWKNVIDNFLECYHCHIAHKEFVDLVDMDTYEVKTHGIWSSHFAEAGTHDNAAYDVAGASVTQHAVWWLWPNTCLLRYPGRGNFMVLQVIPAGPGRTLETWDFYRPSTRAASCTTRPARGCPSTACTTSTASSSTPTGPGWKAPPPDARERSELDGFTL from the coding sequence ATGGCTTCAGTCACGATCGACGACGTACGCCGCGTCGGCACCGGATATCACGAGGACCCCGCACGATCGATGTCGCTGCGGGCCGAGACGTACACCGACCCGCGATGGCTCGACGTCGACCTCCGGGCGATCTTCGCCCGCACCTGGCAGTGGATCTGCCATGTGGAGAAGCTCGCGTCCCCCGGCAGCTACGTGTCGGCCACCGTGGCCGGCATGCCGATCGCGGTCGTGCGCGATCGCGACGGAGCGCTGCGCGCGTTCTACAACGTCTGCAAGCACCGCGCCCACGAGCTGCTCACGGGGTCCGGCACCACGCGCAACATCGTCTGCCCGTACCACGCGTGGACGTACGCCCTGGACGGCCGGCTGAAGGCGGCCCGCCGCGCCGACGCGATGGAGACCTTCGACAAGAACGAGATCTGCCTCGACCAGGTGCGGGTCGAGGAGTTCGGCGGATTCGTCTACGTGAACCTGGACGCGGACGCCGTCCCCCTGGCCGAGCAGGCCGGAGATCTGGCGGCCGACATCGCCAAATGGGCCCCCGACGTGGCCGAGCTGACCTTCGCGAAGCGGCTGACGTACGACATCGCGTCCAACTGGAAGAACGTCATCGACAACTTCCTGGAGTGCTACCACTGCCACATCGCCCACAAGGAGTTCGTCGACCTCGTCGACATGGACACCTACGAGGTGAAGACCCACGGCATCTGGTCGAGCCACTTCGCCGAGGCCGGCACGCACGACAACGCCGCGTACGACGTCGCGGGCGCGTCGGTCACGCAGCACGCGGTGTGGTGGCTGTGGCCCAACACCTGCCTGCTGCGCTACCCCGGCCGCGGCAACTTCATGGTCCTGCAGGTCATCCCGGCCGGTCCCGGCCGCACCCTGGAGACCTGGGACTTCTACCGGCCTTCGACCAGGGCCGCATCGTGTACGACCCGTCCGGCTCGGGGTTGTCCGAGCACGGCGTGCACCACTTCCACGGCCTCGTCCTCGACGCCTACCGGTCCTGGGTGGAAGGCGCCGCCGCCGGACGCCCGTGAGCGCTCCGAGCTCGACGGCTTTACGTTGTAG
- a CDS encoding TetR/AcrR family transcriptional regulator yields MARAALSPDAVVDIALRVVDEEGPEALTLSAVAGRAGVATPSLYKHVRNLAELRVLVSGRVMGELTEVASEAVLGRSGDEALRALMDGWRAYAGRHPHRYSALIQAPRPETAETGNRLVGIMVAALRAYGLEGSAAIHAVRCLRAAMHGFAVLEAAGAFQLAEDLDESHALLIHMVVSGLRTAHER; encoded by the coding sequence GTGGCTAGGGCCGCCCTGTCCCCGGACGCCGTCGTCGACATCGCGCTGCGCGTCGTGGACGAGGAGGGCCCCGAGGCGCTCACCCTGTCCGCGGTCGCCGGGCGGGCGGGCGTCGCCACGCCCTCCCTCTACAAGCACGTACGCAACCTCGCCGAGCTGCGCGTCCTGGTGTCCGGGAGGGTGATGGGCGAGCTGACGGAGGTCGCGAGTGAGGCGGTGCTCGGCCGGTCGGGAGACGAGGCGCTGCGCGCCCTGATGGACGGGTGGCGCGCCTATGCCGGCCGGCATCCGCACCGCTACTCCGCGCTGATCCAGGCGCCCCGGCCCGAGACGGCCGAGACGGGAAACCGGCTGGTCGGCATCATGGTCGCCGCGCTGCGGGCGTACGGGCTCGAGGGCTCGGCCGCGATCCACGCGGTGCGCTGCCTGCGCGCCGCGATGCACGGCTTCGCCGTCCTGGAGGCGGCGGGCGCCTTCCAGCTCGCCGAGGATCTCGACGAGAGCCACGCCCTGCTGATCCACATGGTCGTGTCCGGCCTGCGGACGGCCCACGAGCGCTGA
- a CDS encoding alpha/beta fold hydrolase — translation MTEFLKIGEGEIAYDVTGGGPLVVMVPGMGDSRRAYRFLASALTTAGYRVATMDLRGHGESSLGWDSYTRTDTANDIVALIEHLGGPAVVVGHSFAGGAATIAAAQRPELVDALVEVGPFTRPQKPDLGGLLSNGHYRKGMTRLMGVALFRSIGLWKSYLDHAYPGVKPADWADYLAALESDLRRPGRMAVVSAMGASAPTDAGAHLGDIRCPALVVMGTRDPDWADPRAEADGVVAGMPQGLGEVVMIEGAGHYPHAQHPDEVAAAMLAFLKERVRG, via the coding sequence ATGACCGAGTTCCTGAAGATCGGCGAGGGTGAGATCGCGTACGACGTGACCGGCGGGGGCCCGCTGGTCGTGATGGTCCCCGGCATGGGGGACAGCCGTCGCGCGTACCGTTTCCTCGCCTCGGCGCTGACCACCGCCGGATATCGCGTGGCGACCATGGACCTGCGCGGGCACGGCGAGTCGAGCCTCGGCTGGGACTCCTACACCCGCACCGACACCGCGAACGACATCGTCGCCCTGATCGAGCACCTGGGCGGGCCGGCCGTCGTCGTCGGGCACTCGTTCGCCGGGGGAGCGGCCACCATCGCGGCCGCGCAGCGGCCCGAGCTGGTCGACGCGCTCGTGGAGGTCGGCCCCTTCACCCGGCCGCAGAAGCCCGACCTGGGCGGGCTGCTGAGCAACGGTCACTACCGCAAGGGCATGACGCGGCTCATGGGCGTGGCGCTCTTCCGCAGCATCGGGCTGTGGAAGAGCTACCTCGACCACGCCTACCCGGGCGTCAAGCCCGCCGACTGGGCGGACTACCTGGCCGCCCTGGAGAGCGACCTGCGCAGGCCGGGCCGGATGGCCGTCGTGAGCGCGATGGGCGCGTCCGCCCCCACGGACGCCGGCGCCCACCTCGGCGACATCCGCTGCCCCGCCCTGGTCGTCATGGGCACCCGCGACCCCGACTGGGCAGACCCCCGGGCGGAGGCGGACGGCGTCGTCGCCGGGATGCCGCAGGGTCTCGGCGAGGTGGTGATGATCGAGGGCGCCGGGCACTACCCGCACGCGCAGCACCCCGACGAGGTCGCCGCCGCGATGCTCGCGTTCCTCAAGGAGCGCGTCCGTGGCTAG
- a CDS encoding TIR domain-containing protein, with the protein MTHTGRGDARTEIFVSYSPADERWATWIAWQLEAAGYRTMLQAWDFVPGTNFIDFMDRGVSEADLVVAVLTRNYLGSRYGRLEWQAALRADPDNPSNKLVTVRLEDVSLDGLLSTITWVDLLGVTDPGEARRLLLTRIRQALAGRAKPAEPPRFPGGPGARALHPPAEPEPPAVRVPRPRRAPAAEPAFPTAERAGGASSVTVLHVAGPRFGRGLAEADEPLDAGELQASVWADLTRLADAGMPRPDLLMVTGDLTESGSIRECEQALAFLTGLRVLLGLEPGRLVVVPGPRDVTKAACRAYFATCEADDVRPQPPYWPKWRHFSTLFGELYQGLDGPAFDSAQPWTLFELPELRTVVAGINSTIAMSHREEDDYGFVGEAQAAWFAERLRPFEGWLRIGAVAHPPRPGLRDAATLERLLGSRLDLLVHGRDARRGGPDEVWELEGLPCVPALAPGRHQILQITPQGLRRWTRDRPELGDAEALPYGWRGWRPQTPAAAAPEPPAQEPEEPAGPADLLLDRIAEVCETRFERAKIRRVAGDPPRLLVTHPEDGFVRQVLIGAHAGELSQDRVEAFLGHVHAAGLEHSAELVYQGPQPSRALRDDAMRRGLRLRSFTEFQGLLDLSSYVAGQTARLRGDRRYPPELYVPQRFRELDRTGGEVRDDLTDELMNLLAADHGRFVLVLGDFGRGKTFSLHEVARRIPGELPHLTPILIELRALDKAHSVAGLVAAHLANHGEELIDLKAFHYMLRQGRIVLLFDGFDELVTRVTYERAADHLDTLLRAAEDKAKIVVAGRTQHFKSRSQVMTALGEKVGLLPNRRVLSIEEFTEEQIRAYLVNRYGSQQAADERMALLTGIGDLLGLAHNPRMLSFIADLPAERLRAVAQAGEAISAAGLYQEILDTWLAFEEERVGGVAGAPGGLTREELWRAATTLALRLWETGETYLRPAELAEVADTLTDLAADPQGRVPYGPQAAPAGTDGGAASAGQGISRLTPEQAAHAVGAGSLLVRTDEGLFGFIHASVVEWLVARHLAESLDGGHAPGLGLRPLSALAVDFLCDLADASRLQTWAARTLASPGAGDVARANAIKVTTRLRTSAATDLRGARLSGEDLSYRELQGVDLTGADLTDTRLVGADLSHAVLRDARLAGARLDEAVLVGADLRGADLTRARFARADLRDVAVEGSRWDRAALIDVTGVPRGAPELRGAAVAPAVPGTDGGTGGGPDGGRVGAELAPAVVGVPYGYHFNSSRLPEPVAYDPGGGVVALGGEDGGVLVCDSVTGSALRTLQGHRGRVYKVAYGEAGLVTGASDGTVRVWDPATGEPAHVLRGHPEGVWPVVTSGDLIAAGGADGIMRVWASGELVWELPGHTAPIYTAVFLPGLLVTGDSAGAIRVWDLATGRVRHHLHGHSGAVYRLALSPDGTRLAAGDGQGVLRVWDPRTGAATHELTGHPGRIYSLAFHPQGRLLASGDTEGAVRLWDPATGEAAGSLPGHRGAVYQVLFDPTGELLATGDSDGVVRIWDHRTGQVRAELTGHRGSVWPFAFRPDGRQLATSSNDGTARLWDPRTGQCVQTLRGHGRRITSVRFSADGGMLAACGNDGYVRLWDPVTGRRLRSLTGTADRLVSAVFSPAGPLLATASNDGGVYLWNPVAGTYERELNVETDHVWAEAFSPDGQLLATANDDDSVRLWYRPSGRQVANLAGHRGRVRSIGFSPDGRLVATGCDDRNVRLWDAPTGQWAATLSGHDDRVYAVAFSPSGDLLASASNDGTARLWDVASGECLHVLAGGGRLWTAAFSPSGDLLATAGDDLGVHLWDPASGARVGTLSGHGRRIWSVAFHPSGDLLASAGDDGVVILWDVPRRERRATLLGLPEGWAAFSPGGLYKLEGDVTGQFWYVIGMCRFEPGELDEYLPEVRRLALDEPF; encoded by the coding sequence ATGACGCACACGGGGCGGGGGGACGCGCGGACCGAGATCTTCGTCAGTTACTCTCCCGCCGACGAGCGGTGGGCGACGTGGATCGCCTGGCAGCTCGAAGCCGCCGGTTACCGCACGATGCTGCAGGCGTGGGACTTCGTCCCGGGCACCAACTTCATCGACTTCATGGACCGCGGGGTCAGCGAGGCCGACCTGGTCGTCGCCGTGCTCACCCGCAACTACCTGGGTTCCCGGTACGGCAGGCTCGAATGGCAGGCGGCCCTGCGCGCCGATCCGGACAACCCGTCCAACAAGCTCGTGACGGTGCGGCTGGAGGACGTCTCGCTCGACGGCCTGCTGTCCACGATCACCTGGGTCGACCTGCTCGGCGTGACCGACCCCGGCGAGGCGCGGCGGCTGCTGCTGACCCGGATCAGGCAGGCGCTGGCCGGCCGGGCCAAGCCGGCCGAACCGCCCCGGTTCCCCGGGGGGCCGGGCGCGCGCGCCCTCCATCCGCCCGCCGAGCCCGAGCCCCCCGCCGTACGGGTGCCCCGGCCCCGGCGCGCCCCGGCGGCCGAGCCCGCGTTCCCCACGGCCGAGCGCGCGGGCGGCGCCTCCTCGGTGACCGTGCTGCACGTCGCCGGGCCCCGGTTCGGACGCGGCCTGGCCGAGGCCGACGAGCCGCTCGACGCGGGCGAGCTGCAGGCGAGCGTGTGGGCCGACCTGACCCGCCTCGCCGACGCCGGGATGCCCCGACCCGACCTGCTGATGGTCACCGGCGACCTCACCGAGTCGGGCAGCATCCGCGAGTGCGAGCAGGCCCTCGCGTTCCTCACCGGGCTGCGCGTGCTGCTGGGGCTCGAACCCGGGCGGCTGGTGGTCGTCCCCGGGCCGCGCGACGTCACCAAGGCGGCCTGCCGGGCCTACTTCGCGACCTGCGAGGCCGACGACGTGCGCCCGCAGCCGCCCTACTGGCCCAAGTGGCGGCACTTCTCCACGCTATTCGGCGAGCTCTACCAGGGCCTCGACGGCCCGGCCTTCGACAGCGCCCAGCCGTGGACGCTGTTCGAACTGCCCGAGCTGCGCACGGTCGTCGCCGGGATCAACTCCACGATCGCGATGAGCCACCGCGAAGAGGACGACTACGGTTTCGTCGGCGAGGCCCAGGCGGCGTGGTTCGCCGAGCGGCTGCGGCCGTTCGAGGGCTGGCTGCGGATCGGCGCCGTCGCCCATCCCCCGCGCCCCGGGCTGCGCGACGCGGCCACCCTGGAACGGCTGCTCGGCTCCCGGCTCGACCTGCTCGTGCACGGGCGCGACGCCCGGCGCGGCGGGCCGGATGAGGTCTGGGAGCTGGAGGGGCTGCCGTGCGTGCCCGCGCTCGCCCCCGGCCGTCACCAGATCCTCCAGATCACGCCGCAGGGGCTGCGCCGGTGGACCAGGGACCGGCCGGAGCTGGGCGACGCCGAGGCCCTGCCGTACGGCTGGCGCGGCTGGCGGCCGCAGACCCCCGCCGCGGCGGCCCCGGAGCCGCCGGCACAGGAGCCGGAGGAGCCCGCCGGACCGGCCGACCTGCTGCTCGACCGGATCGCCGAGGTCTGCGAGACCCGATTCGAACGCGCCAAGATCCGCCGCGTCGCGGGGGACCCGCCGCGCCTGCTCGTAACCCACCCCGAGGACGGGTTCGTCCGCCAGGTCCTGATCGGCGCGCACGCCGGGGAGCTGAGCCAGGACCGGGTCGAGGCGTTCCTCGGTCACGTCCACGCGGCGGGGCTGGAGCACTCAGCCGAGCTGGTCTACCAGGGGCCGCAGCCGTCGCGGGCCTTACGCGACGACGCGATGCGGCGCGGCCTGCGGCTGCGCAGCTTCACCGAGTTTCAGGGCCTGCTCGACCTGTCGTCCTACGTGGCCGGGCAGACGGCCAGGCTGCGCGGCGACCGCCGTTATCCGCCCGAGCTGTACGTGCCGCAGCGGTTCAGGGAGCTCGACCGCACCGGCGGCGAGGTGCGCGACGACCTGACCGACGAGCTGATGAACCTGCTCGCGGCCGACCACGGGCGGTTCGTGCTCGTGCTCGGCGACTTCGGCAGGGGCAAGACGTTCTCCTTGCACGAGGTGGCCAGACGCATCCCCGGTGAGCTGCCGCACCTCACGCCGATCCTCATCGAGCTGCGTGCCCTCGACAAGGCGCACTCGGTCGCCGGGCTGGTCGCGGCGCACCTCGCCAACCACGGCGAGGAGCTGATCGACCTCAAGGCGTTCCACTACATGCTGCGCCAGGGCCGCATCGTGCTGCTGTTCGACGGCTTCGACGAGCTGGTCACCCGGGTGACGTACGAACGGGCGGCCGACCACCTCGACACCCTGCTGCGCGCGGCGGAGGACAAGGCGAAGATCGTCGTGGCCGGGCGCACCCAGCACTTCAAATCCCGCAGCCAGGTGATGACCGCCCTCGGGGAGAAGGTCGGCCTGCTGCCCAACCGGCGGGTGCTCAGCATCGAGGAGTTCACCGAGGAACAGATCCGCGCCTACCTGGTCAACCGGTACGGCTCGCAGCAGGCGGCCGACGAGCGCATGGCCCTGCTCACCGGCATCGGCGACCTGCTCGGCCTCGCGCACAACCCCCGCATGCTCAGCTTCATCGCCGACCTGCCCGCGGAACGGCTGCGCGCCGTCGCCCAGGCCGGGGAGGCGATCAGCGCCGCCGGTCTCTACCAGGAGATCCTCGACACGTGGCTGGCCTTCGAGGAGGAGCGCGTGGGCGGCGTCGCCGGGGCCCCCGGCGGGCTGACCCGCGAGGAGCTGTGGCGGGCCGCGACCACGCTCGCGCTGCGGCTGTGGGAGACCGGCGAGACCTACCTGCGCCCGGCGGAGCTGGCCGAGGTCGCCGACACGCTCACCGATCTGGCCGCCGACCCGCAGGGCCGCGTGCCGTACGGACCGCAGGCGGCCCCGGCCGGCACGGACGGCGGCGCGGCCTCTGCGGGGCAGGGGATCTCGCGGCTGACGCCCGAGCAGGCCGCGCACGCCGTCGGAGCCGGCAGCCTGCTGGTCCGTACGGACGAGGGGTTGTTCGGCTTCATCCACGCCTCGGTCGTGGAGTGGCTGGTGGCCCGGCACCTGGCGGAGTCGCTCGACGGCGGCCACGCGCCGGGGCTCGGCCTGCGGCCGTTGTCGGCGCTCGCCGTCGACTTCCTGTGCGACCTGGCCGACGCCTCGCGGCTGCAGACCTGGGCCGCCCGCACGCTCGCCTCCCCCGGCGCCGGCGACGTCGCGCGGGCCAACGCCATCAAGGTGACCACCCGGCTGCGCACCTCGGCCGCCACCGACCTGCGCGGGGCCCGGCTCAGCGGCGAAGACCTGTCCTACCGCGAGCTGCAGGGCGTCGACCTCACCGGCGCCGACCTGACCGACACCCGGCTCGTCGGGGCCGACCTGTCCCACGCCGTGCTCAGGGACGCCCGGCTCGCGGGGGCGCGCCTGGACGAGGCCGTGCTGGTGGGCGCCGACCTGCGCGGCGCCGACCTCACCCGGGCCCGGTTCGCCCGCGCCGACCTGCGGGACGTCGCCGTCGAAGGCAGCCGCTGGGACCGTGCCGCGCTCATCGACGTCACCGGCGTCCCCAGGGGAGCGCCCGAGCTGCGCGGCGCGGCCGTGGCGCCCGCCGTCCCCGGCACGGACGGCGGCACGGGCGGCGGCCCGGACGGTGGCAGGGTCGGCGCCGAGCTGGCCCCCGCCGTCGTCGGCGTGCCGTACGGCTATCACTTCAACAGCAGCCGCCTGCCCGAACCGGTCGCCTATGACCCGGGCGGGGGCGTGGTCGCCCTGGGCGGAGAGGACGGCGGCGTCCTCGTCTGCGACAGCGTCACCGGGTCCGCCCTGCGCACGCTGCAGGGCCACCGGGGCCGCGTCTACAAGGTCGCCTACGGCGAGGCCGGGCTGGTGACCGGCGCGAGCGACGGCACCGTCCGGGTGTGGGACCCGGCCACGGGCGAGCCGGCGCACGTCCTGCGCGGCCATCCCGAGGGCGTGTGGCCCGTGGTCACCTCGGGCGACCTGATCGCGGCGGGCGGCGCGGACGGGATCATGCGGGTCTGGGCGTCCGGCGAGCTCGTGTGGGAGCTGCCGGGCCACACCGCCCCGATCTACACCGCCGTGTTCCTGCCGGGACTGCTGGTGACCGGCGACAGCGCGGGGGCGATCCGCGTGTGGGACCTCGCCACCGGGCGGGTGCGCCACCACCTGCACGGCCACAGCGGAGCCGTCTATCGCCTGGCCCTCAGCCCCGACGGCACCCGCCTGGCCGCCGGTGACGGCCAGGGCGTGCTGCGCGTCTGGGACCCCCGCACCGGCGCCGCGACGCACGAGCTGACCGGTCACCCCGGCCGGATCTACTCCCTCGCCTTCCACCCCCAAGGCCGGCTGCTCGCCTCCGGCGACACGGAGGGAGCCGTACGGCTGTGGGACCCGGCCACGGGCGAGGCCGCCGGCAGCCTGCCCGGGCACCGTGGCGCCGTCTACCAGGTCCTGTTCGACCCCACCGGCGAGCTGCTTGCGACCGGCGACAGCGACGGGGTCGTACGGATCTGGGACCACCGCACCGGCCAGGTGCGGGCCGAGCTGACCGGGCACCGGGGCTCGGTGTGGCCGTTCGCGTTCCGCCCCGACGGCCGGCAGCTCGCGACCTCCAGCAACGACGGCACCGCCCGCCTGTGGGACCCGCGCACCGGGCAGTGCGTCCAGACGCTGCGCGGCCACGGCCGCCGCATCACCTCGGTGCGCTTCTCCGCCGACGGCGGCATGCTCGCCGCGTGCGGCAACGACGGTTACGTACGGCTGTGGGACCCGGTCACGGGCCGCCGCCTGCGTTCGCTCACCGGGACGGCCGACCGGCTGGTGTCGGCCGTCTTCAGCCCGGCCGGTCCGCTGCTGGCGACCGCGAGCAACGACGGCGGCGTCTACCTGTGGAACCCGGTGGCGGGCACGTACGAGCGGGAGCTCAACGTGGAGACCGACCACGTGTGGGCCGAGGCGTTCAGCCCCGACGGGCAGCTGCTGGCCACCGCGAACGACGACGACAGCGTGCGGCTGTGGTATCGCCCCTCCGGGCGGCAGGTCGCCAACCTCGCCGGGCACCGGGGCAGGGTCAGGTCGATCGGCTTCAGCCCCGACGGCAGGCTCGTGGCCACGGGCTGCGACGACCGCAACGTGCGGCTGTGGGACGCGCCGACCGGCCAGTGGGCGGCGACGCTGAGCGGCCACGACGACCGGGTGTACGCGGTGGCCTTCTCTCCCTCGGGCGACCTGCTGGCGAGCGCGAGCAACGACGGCACCGCCCGGCTGTGGGACGTCGCCTCGGGCGAGTGCCTGCACGTGCTCGCCGGCGGCGGGCGGCTGTGGACGGCCGCCTTCAGCCCATCGGGCGATCTGCTGGCCACCGCCGGGGACGACCTCGGCGTCCACCTGTGGGACCCGGCCTCCGGCGCGCGCGTCGGCACCCTCTCCGGTCACGGCCGCCGGATCTGGTCGGTGGCGTTCCATCCCTCCGGGGACCTGCTCGCCAGCGCCGGCGATGACGGCGTGGTGATCCTGTGGGACGTCCCCCGGCGCGAACGCCGCGCCACCCTGCTCGGTCTGCCCGAGGGATGGGCCGCGTTCTCGCCCGGCGGGCTGTACAAGCTGGAGGGCGACGTGACGGGCCAGTTCTGGTACGTGATCGGCATGTGCCGGTTCGAGCCCGGTGAGCTTGACGAATACCTGCCCGAGGTCAGGCGGCTGGCCCTCGACGAGCCGTTCTGA
- the coaE gene encoding dephospho-CoA kinase produces the protein MLKVGLTGGIGSGKSEVARLLAARGAVVVDADKIAREVVEPGTPGLAEIVEAFGEDVLRPDGSLDRERLGAIVFADAEKLKILNGIVHPKVGERSERLQREAPDDAVVVYDVPLLAENNLAPLYDVVIVVDTPDDVRLERLQRFRGMREEDARARIAAQASREDRLKIADIVIRNEGSLDDLEAQVDKVWQDLSGRVAHNA, from the coding sequence GTGCTGAAAGTTGGGCTCACCGGCGGCATAGGTTCGGGCAAGAGCGAGGTGGCGCGGCTGCTCGCGGCCCGCGGCGCGGTCGTCGTCGACGCGGACAAGATCGCCAGAGAGGTCGTCGAGCCGGGCACCCCCGGGCTCGCGGAGATCGTCGAGGCGTTCGGCGAGGACGTGCTCCGTCCCGACGGCAGCCTCGACCGGGAACGGCTCGGCGCGATCGTCTTCGCCGACGCCGAGAAGCTGAAGATCCTCAACGGCATCGTCCACCCCAAGGTGGGCGAGCGCAGCGAGCGGCTCCAGCGGGAGGCCCCGGACGACGCGGTCGTCGTCTATGACGTGCCGCTGCTGGCCGAGAACAACCTGGCCCCCCTGTACGACGTGGTGATCGTGGTGGACACGCCGGACGACGTGCGGCTGGAGCGTCTGCAGCGGTTCCGCGGCATGCGGGAGGAGGACGCCCGCGCCCGGATCGCCGCCCAGGCATCCCGGGAGGACCGGCTGAAGATCGCCGACATCGTCATCCGCAACGAGGGGTCGCTGGACGACCTGGAGGCTCAGGTCGACAAGGTCTGGCAGGACCTGAGCGGCCGGGTCGCCCACAACGCCTGA
- a CDS encoding TetR/AcrR family transcriptional regulator, whose product MSPRPVRAMDADEKIDRQARILEAALRLLSLQGISGVSMRAVAREAGVSLGLVNYHYEDKTSLIRAALRRIEEQDIALVEPDPALEPEERLRAALKRVADPEFLTTEYLSLRLQLWALAQAHEDFERINTEAQKRYRAGLAALIHAARPELPADECGRRAADIDVIQNGLWLTALLGLDHASISRNVARCEEIALAGTPAAQRQD is encoded by the coding sequence GTGAGCCCGAGGCCCGTGCGCGCGATGGACGCCGACGAGAAGATCGACCGGCAGGCGCGGATCCTCGAGGCGGCACTCCGGCTGCTGTCCCTGCAGGGCATCTCGGGGGTCAGCATGCGCGCCGTCGCGCGCGAGGCCGGGGTCTCCCTGGGGCTGGTGAACTACCACTACGAGGACAAGACGAGCCTCATTCGGGCGGCCCTGCGCCGCATCGAGGAGCAGGACATCGCACTGGTCGAGCCGGACCCTGCCCTGGAACCGGAAGAGCGGCTGCGAGCCGCGCTGAAGCGGGTGGCCGATCCGGAGTTCCTGACGACCGAGTATCTGTCCCTGCGGCTGCAGCTCTGGGCGCTCGCCCAGGCCCACGAGGACTTCGAACGCATCAACACCGAGGCCCAGAAGCGCTACCGCGCCGGACTGGCCGCGCTGATCCACGCGGCCCGCCCCGAGTTGCCGGCCGACGAGTGCGGCAGGCGTGCCGCCGACATCGACGTCATCCAGAACGGCCTGTGGCTCACCGCCCTGCTGGGGCTCGATCACGCCTCGATCAGCAGGAACGTCGCCCGCTGCGAGGAGATCGCGCTCGCCGGCACACCGGCGGCACAGCGGCAGGACTGA
- a CDS encoding GNAT family N-acetyltransferase has translation MVEITRALPVDAGEILTLQRAAYVTEAQLYGDPFIAPLVESLDQVRTVIETAVVLKAMDGGRLVGAVRGQMSGSTCLVGRLVVAPDRQGQGIGSALLAAMHEAVPTATAFDLFTGHLSGGNLRLYRRLGYRETQRERVQDHLTLVHLRREPRHQPAR, from the coding sequence GTGGTGGAGATCACGAGGGCCCTGCCCGTGGACGCGGGGGAGATCCTCACCCTGCAGCGGGCGGCGTACGTCACCGAGGCGCAGCTCTACGGCGACCCGTTCATCGCGCCGCTCGTCGAGTCGCTCGACCAGGTGCGTACGGTGATCGAGACGGCGGTCGTGCTCAAGGCGATGGACGGCGGGCGGCTGGTCGGCGCGGTCCGGGGCCAGATGTCCGGCTCGACCTGCCTCGTGGGCCGGCTCGTGGTCGCGCCCGACCGGCAGGGGCAGGGGATCGGCAGCGCGCTGCTGGCCGCGATGCACGAGGCCGTGCCCACGGCGACGGCCTTCGACCTGTTCACGGGCCATCTGTCGGGCGGCAACCTGCGGCTCTACCGCCGCCTCGGCTATCGGGAGACCCAGCGCGAGCGGGTGCAGGACCACCTGACCCTGGTCCACCTGCGCCGGGAGCCCCGGCATCAGCCGGCCCGATAG